The nucleotide sequence TTTTCAATCTCATAGCCATAAACTTCAGTTTTTAGAAATATAGACAAGCAGCAATATCTTACAACTTCGCCAGAAAATCATTCATTGAATGGTTATATCATCAAAGAACTATGAGCTGCTGAAAAttcacaagaaaaaagaaaatattgagcACCAACCCCTCCGGGCCTCCGGCCGCGAATGTTGTGGCAATAGCCATGTCACGAATGCAGGAAGAATGAGAACTTCAACGAACAATCTCAACGAATTAGACCAGTACTTCTCCCTGTCCTGCATTTCGTGTTCTGCTCTAAACTCGTTCAGCCAATATCTGTAGTCTGTACGCCCGATGATCTGATGTTGCCCGGTGGTCTTTATGGTCTTGTCTTTCATCCCTCACATCGGTCTGCCCCCACACCACCTACGCTGCTTCTTGTCTGGCTGTCTGTTTCTTTACACTCATCGATATCAACAGCCTGTCTTCTGCCAACTCCTATGTCAAAGTTCTTCATTTTGTGCATATCTGATGAATTCGTAGTAGTTCCGCCACCCAAATAAGATGAAGCGTTGAAGCTTGATGAGCGATCAGCGTTCACCTTTGCACGAAAATTGATCCTGGAACTTGCCATGCCAGTGCAAAAGATGTCCTTAAAATTTCTAGCACATCCGAGATTAAAAGGATTCATCTTCCTCTCATACCTATACCGGTAATTTTCATATGTGGTCTGCATGAAACACAACATTCTTAAGGGTGAGAAGTGGAACGAGCAAGACAACAAAAACATACCCggtgtagtcccacaaagtgaggtaaAGAGGCTGTTTCCGCTGAACCTCAGTTCTATCAGAACGAGTAATATTAACTAAAATCAAGAAAGGACGGGGTAAATGGACCTGGTTCGTGATTATCAAGTACAAGTGAAATGCCGTGAGACCTCCCAGAAACCAAGAAACTACGAACGTATACATTATAAGGATGCCTGAAGCAGGTGATTTGACAAGCGCGCGCCAAATGTTACAGTGGTGTGCTTCCATAATCTTCTTTATATTTACCCAGCAGAACACGAAGACATAGAGGCTCAGGAGGTTTGTAGTGGAAACAAACATGAAAAAGTAACGATAGTTCCTCTGCAAGAAATAACGCGAATACATCACAGATGAGAAGAATGTTTTGTAGACAGGACAATACTAACCAGAAGCTTAAGGACAATAGATCCAAATGACAAAACCTTTTGAAATGCAAGCATGGATCAAACATACCTTCCCAATACACTGTCCCACCCACGGGCAATGATGGTCGAAGCGCTCAATGCAATTGTCGCATATGGAGCAATGAGAACAGCGTGGTGGCCGATATAACATACATGTTTTGCAGTATTTTACTTTGACAACTATTCCATTAACAGTAACATTTTTCATAGGCGGTAAACTGACAGGACCAGTCTGACTCCCTAAACAACTCGTTGAGATGCTAGAGGTTTCACATTCATCGTCAGCATCTGGAGGATGGGCATTTCGTGGAACTATTCCAGGATCTGTCGCAGAAGTTAGCAAGAGAAGAATTACAATCTGCAAAAATTTACATATCAATACATTAGACATTACCTATTAAGATCCTCCATCCACCATGAACCAACTCTAACCACACACCAACCATGTACAGAGAAAGAGTGAGAGGGGATAGAAGAAATATACAACGATCGCCTCCTCTTAGTGCATGCTAGTGCATCGAACCATGTGTCATCTTCGCATACTTATAACTAGTATTCATAACAATTAACAAGGAACATGGTAACTGCTAAATAAGATAAGCAGTAATACTTAGAGCAATATACACCGGAAAAACAAAATGCATGAGTAGAAGAAAATGCCTTCCACTAAACATTTCCACTTTGATACTACATCTAAATGGACAAGCAAGGCACATACTAACAATGCTGATTATTGATTTGGCTTGCATGGACTATATCTGATTTTTTGACCGATAAAGACAGAACAAAGAATCGGGAAGTGGCTTGCATCCTAACGTTGATGGGAATAAaagtaagaatttaagtttggtgcACCGTcggtgtagttttttttttttacaccatCAGGTGACTTTTACCTGCTGTAGTAGGTCATCCACTTCTcaggtaaaaatataaaaatggatgAGCTGCTACAACAGGTAAAAGTCACCTGATGGAGTAAAAAAAAACTACACTGACAGTGCACCAAACTTAAACTCAAAAAGTAACAGCATATAAAGATGGATTGAAAACATGGAAATCAGTAATAGTCAagtgaagtaaaagaagaagaaaactcaCAAGGGCTGAGAAGATAAGAGATATGGCCACAATAAGATAGCCTAATCGGTGGGGAAATGCATCGACGAGGCCTCTTGAGACGAAAGCACAAAATAATGCTACTGGAACTAGGATTAAGAACAACGTAAGAAACAGTGCTCTAATATCTGGACCAAATACAAGTCTGCCTCCAAGGAAGAATCTCTGCAATGATATAAAAGGCTGTAATGAGACAGTAGAGACTTATCATAAATGATAGGCTATATGAAGCCTTTACCGTCATGATTCATCGCCTATGCATAGCTAGCTAACTCCGGTTAAAGGATAGAATAGGTCAacaaatatgtaaaaatagtCGAACCATGATGTACACCTGACTCGAACAAATTTGGGATTAAGGGGTAGTTgattgattgatatttttcttagTGACTTAGGCAGTTaaagaaggggagccttggagtaacgggtaaagttgctgtcatgtgaacAAGAGGCAGGAGGTCATCAAGCCTAGaaaacagcctctagcagaaatgcaaggtaaggctgcgtttAATACACCCTTGTGATGGGGACCCTTCTCCGGACTCTGCATagagcgggagctttagtgcaccggtgATGTTGGGGCCAGCTTACATACACTTGACTATTCTAACATGTTACCTGCTACCTCTCACCAACACAATTACTAGATAACTCTAAACCACTACTTATGTATTGAACGCTTACAAACTAAAACGTTTGTAAAATTCAGGAGAAACACAAAGAAAAAGATCAGCATTACATTTCTTCCTTTCCACGTTTGATAAAGTTGCAATTGTGAACCATTAGTATTGTTGATTCTCTCTTTGGAATTGCATCGGTTGCCAGGGGATAACCATTGAGGCGAATACATTTTCCTTGGTAAGTTAAAGGAGATCTCGCGGATCTCCAATCACTTACAAATTCAAGCATCTGTCTTTATCCAATTTGTATAAAGATTGAAGCTTCAGCCTCAATCAACAATCTTGCCATACCACACATAAAATCGACAAAAAATCCTTTTCGTGATTGATAAGACAAAATATTTACAACACCTAAATCAAGATTTTCATGAAATAAACACAATTTACAAACATAACAAACCAAGAATGCCCAATTTGGAAACTTAGAGACACCACCAAAACCTTTATCTTCTTGTAAAATGCTCTTTTTTGTGATTAATAGAACAAAACTTACACccaaaaaatcaagaatcttGGCAAATAAACATAAGTTCCAACAATTTCACAATGCACAAATATGTAAATAtgaaacaaaccaaaccaaaatatgtccaacTTGGATAACTAGAGACAAATAAAATGCTCTTTTTGTGATCAATATGACAAAAACTTAACCCAAACTGAACACccaaatcaagaattttgacaaaTAAACACAAATTTGCAACAACTTTACAATGCAAGGAAAAGTGGATCAAATTATAGAGACaccaaaatgaacaaaaaaaaaaaaaagaaagaaaagcaaactttatgtaaataaattattaattagatATGTAAATTGAGACTTTGTTATAGGTTATTATAAGGACTCCCTCCTCCTTTGTAAAATTTTGTGTATATGATTAATTTATGAGAATTGAGAAGTGTGGAAGTTTGAAGGAGAGAGAGGGGCAAAAGAAAGGAAGAAAGGGGAAAAAAAAGTTCATTAGCAGTTAATTTTGCAATTGTTAATGAGAATAAAGGAAGACCATTCATGagaaaaactcaattttttctgAATTTACTCTCCACCATTAACTATATATTCATGTCTATAACATCTTTGACCCTTTATTACTATACCCCAACAGCTTGTTTTCTGGAAGGTAATGTCAGTTCACGGCTTGTGTTAAATGGAACACATTGCATGCATGCAGTGGTGTAGTCAAGATTTTCACTAAGAGGGTTCagaagtgaacatacgaactagccgaaggggttcaacatctcctaaagatacataaaaaataattttaaccttacataaatagtataattttccgtctAAGGGTTCATCCAAACCCCTTGTCCAAAGGTGGCTCCCGGCCGCTACTACATGCATGCATGTGTGTCTAAGATGCATAGGCAGAAGAAGCTAATAAGCATGTTAACTAATATTGGATATTCATGCATAATAGAACACTAGCTGATATTAGTTAAATTTAAGAGATACGCATCCAGTATTCCTTCTATGACCTAAGTTATTACGACACACTCTAATTTTACAAGGATCCTATTACCCTTGAAttcaattttaacgtatttttatcaacctttttagctgaggtgacacctttgacgtgaatcccatttttatgtaataaaggtgtcacgtcagcataaaaggttgacaaaatatgctaaaattgactTAAGTGGTAATAGGATttccgtgaagttggagtgtgtcgtagcaactctGGCCATAATTCGGGAGTAAGCATCCAGTACCCCTGAACTATGGCGAAAGTTGCCAcgatacactccaacttcacgggaGTCCTATTACCCTAAAcacaattttagcatatttttgtcacccttttgcgcagacgtgacacctttattacataaaataggaCCCACATCAAAGGTGACATGTCAGctaaaagatgaacaaaaggTACGACGTCAActaaaaagaatgataaaaatacgttaaaatttgGTTCCGAGGGTAATAGGACCTCCGTAAAGTTGAAGCGTGTCGTaataaatttgatcatagttcaagGGTACTAGATGCATTACTCGAAATCTAACAATCAAAATGTTTCTACCAAAAGCTCTTACTTGGATTGAGTACCAACAAACTTATTCGTCGCGACTGGCACCCACCCTTGTCAAGTCCAGACCCCATGGGGCGAATGTTTGAACTAAGTTATGCCTTGTGAGTTACAAAACATAATTTGTGAGTTATGAACACATTTTATGTCTGTATAAATTTTATAGGAATTAAGACGCATAACCTATTTTGCTTATTAGACATAATTTGTGTTGTATTATAACAcataaatataattgtatcaataTAATCTCTTAACTTGTGTAACACCAGATATTCTAGCGAATAATCCTTTTATAAACTAGatcatcaaaaaatatttgacaaacaacataaattccggCAGTTTGGAGTTAATAGAAAATTctgacattttacataattactgaaaatttccattttgcataattactgtaTATGATTAATTTATGAGAATTGTAAATGTGGAAGTTGAAGGAGAGAGAGGGgcaaaagaaaggaagaaaagggaaaaaaagttcATCAGAAGTTAATTTTGTAATTGTTAATGAGAATAAATGAAAGACCATTCATGagaaattaaaaactcaaaatttttctGAATTTACTCTCCACCATTAACtctatattcatgtttataacaTCTTTGACCCTCTATTATTACACCCCAATAGCTTGTTTTGTGGAAGGTATATAATGTCAGTTCACAGCTTGTGTTAAATGGAACAcactgcatgcatgcatgcatgtgtATGTGTCAAATGCATAAGCAGAAGAAACTCTTAAATGTCTAAAATGACTATTCGGACATTTCTTTATGTAGTTCCTATAGTCCCTCCCATCACATCCTTCCTGTCACAATCTTCTTTCCTCTTTATCCTCAAAAAAATCATCACTAAGCTCTCCTCAAAAACCAAAAGCAAAAAGATATTGAATTGCTTTGGTCCGTTAGTCTGCATAGTACTTCTTTATGCCATAGATCTAAGAGAGGACAGATGATACATTTCTCTATTTCATACTTTTACTATCTCCAttaggtagtttttttttttttctcatcatGCTCTTAAGGCCTGTCTCCACTGATTTTGGGTGTTTCTTTCCATTCTGTAGGTTAGTCGTTGGTTACTGAAATATATGCTTatattcatataaattttatGAATGCTAATATACAATATACTTGtatgtttatacatatataaatagttACATACAATGTACGGACTAGATGCGTCCATGCCTGAACCCCAGACCTCCGACCCACCTTCCCCCTTATCCCCAACTCCAGCGGAGCCACCAGACCTAATGATCATATCAGAGCGAAAAACCACCCCTGTGCCTAAAAAGGACAACTGAAAGGCGAAGCTACTAAACAAAGAAACCTCCCTAAATGAGAGCCACATCCAATATAATGGAAAGACCACAATGTTACTGGAGAACAGTAGTGAAGCCATCCAACTCAGTGCAGAAGATAAGGAAAAAATTTACTATCCCTAGAAATACTTTGTAATTGTCAAGCTATTCAACAAAACATAGCACACAATTACTTGAAGAGTAATTTGGTAGAAATATGTAAGTCTACAGAACCACTCACGCTGATCGACCTGGGGTGCTATTTCCACATCGCCAGATTCAGCAAGCCAGAAAACATGTTGAAAGCCCTACATAGGGTCCATGGTTTGTCACTGGGAGCTTTCTAACAGTGAAAGCATGGGAGCCAAGTTTTGTCCCAAAAGAGATCAAACAAATGCAAATGACCATTTGGAATAGGCTACCACAACTCCCAATCGAATTCTACAAAGGAAATATTAGAACGAATTGGCAATAAGTTGGGAACATGTTTGAAAATCGACACCTGCACTTTCGCTAACCTAAGAGGACGTTATGCTCGAATTTGTATACAAGTGCCTTTCGAAGTACCAGTTAAAACATAAGTTACCATTAGGCACCATAAGCAAAGGGTAATATATGAAGGGGAGGGGGTTTTGTGTACTGGATGCGAAAGGCTTGGGCATATCCTAAGGAGTTGCAATCAAACACCCACCACACCCATTACAAATATAGATCCAATGTCCTCCACCATCAGCAACATACAAAAACCACTGGAAGAATGGCAAGTGGTTTCCTTCCCAAAAAGGAAAGCAAACTCTAGAACTCGAGGGGCAAAAGAAGGTAAAGACATAAGAAGAGAGGAACAAACCTAGGTACAATCTTATGATGCTACATCCGGTAAGTTCATGGATTTAAATTCCTTTACCAATAAAGGAAGTTAATCCTGGCCCAACCCCGGACAAAGGATCTAATAACAACTACCTTCCATCCCTTTCATTTATATCCCACCCTTTTATTTAATGTTGAAGGGCCCAACAGGGACCGATTCCTCACCCCCTCTGGGATGCTCCCATGGAAACCTCTGTCTCTCCGTATTCTGGTAAGAGAAACTCCATTCACTAGGGATAATCATCACCCTAAGTCGATTGACATGACCAAATCAGTCATGTCAATTAACTCCACTTCGCTATTTACTAACACTAATTCGCCGAACCCTAATAAACC is from Capsicum annuum cultivar UCD-10X-F1 chromosome 5, UCD10Xv1.1, whole genome shotgun sequence and encodes:
- the LOC107853866 gene encoding probable protein S-acyltransferase 7; translation: MYSPQWLSPGNRCNSKERINNTNGSQLQLYQTWKGRNRFFLGGRLVFGPDIRALFLTLFLILVPVALFCAFVSRGLVDAFPHRLGYLIVAISLIFSALIVILLLLTSATDPGIVPRNAHPPDADDECETSSISTSCLGSQTGPVSLPPMKNVTVNGIVVKVKYCKTCMLYRPPRCSHCSICDNCIERFDHHCPWVGQCIGKRNYRYFFMFVSTTNLLSLYVFVFCWVNIKKIMEAHHCNIWRALVKSPASGILIMYTFVVSWFLGGLTAFHLYLIITNQTTYENYRYRYERKMNPFNLGCARNFKDIFCTGMASSRINFRAKVNADRSSSFNASSYLGGGTTTNSSDMHKMKNFDIGVGRRQAVDIDECKETDSQTRSSVGGVGADRCEG